The genomic segment AAGTCGACGACGAGAAGTCGAACATAAGAAGTCGCACTTAAGGGAAACCAGGACGGCATTTATCGATATCCTGATCCTGATCGGGGCTATACACTGACGGTATGCAGGAAAAAACACGGCTTTCAGATGAAGATCTTGTTTAGATCTTTGATGCTGACGGGACTTATCTTTGAATTTATTATTGTGTTGGTGTCAGTTCGTGGGGGAGGGTTTCCACTCGGGGTAGTGGCTTTTCCTCTTGTTCTAATACTGGCTGCTTTGGGCCTCTTGTTCAGCGGAATGGAACAGTATGTGGTTCATGGGCGAGTTCTCTGAGTAAAACTGCGCATAGATTTGGTGTCCCTAGAGCTGCGTTAGTATTGCTGGTTTCAGAGTTTCAATTAATTGCTTCGTTAACGAGGATTTTTGGTCGAGCTAAATCGGAACCTGAAGCTGAGATCCATACTGGATATAAGAATCTTCGGACCGTGCTATTCGTAATTATCGGCCTGGGTTTTGTAGAAATAGTTGTTGTACATTTAGCCGTACCCAGCGAAATCTGGAGAATCATTCTATTTGTCTGCAGCCTGTATGCGCTGGTTATATTGCTAGGATTTTATACTTCAGTCCGCTCGAACCCCCATGTTATTGATAATGTCGGTCTGAAAATTAGACATGGAAATAGATTGTCTTGTGTCATTCCATGGGAGCAGGTTCGCTCGTTAAAGGGGATCGGAGCTGGACGGGGCGGCGACATCTTTGTCAATGAAGATGGTGAATTGCGGATTCCAGTGCTCAGTGAGGTGAATCTTCGGCTTGAGCTGCATTCGCCTGTTGTGATTGAAGACCTGCATTTCGGGAAGGCTGAAATTACTGCGATTGATTTTTATTGCGACGATAAGAAAGCTTTGTTGGATTCGGTAGACCAGGGATTCTAAACGCCGATACCAATGCCTGGCTGGTGCTCCGGTAACATCGTCCGCATGCTGCCTAAATCCAGGATTTTCTCCGCGCTCTTGCTCGGAATTGGTGTGGCACTTGTGGTCTGGGGTCTTATTGCTCCGCGCTTTGTGCACGCTGATGGCCGTTTACCTCTTGATTTGGAGGCAACGACTTATATTCTTCATGACCCAGATGCTCAGACCACTATTAATTCTGATCCGTTGGCGGGTGTGGTGACTACGCCGGTGACTCGTCAGTTGCATTTTGAGGTGATGGATCCGGCGAGTGCTGATGATGCCACTATTCGTATTGGTGATTCGATGTTGCGTGGTAATCCTGATACTCAGGGCTTTGAGCAGGAGCGTCTCTTGAGTGCGTCGGTGTCGAGTTTCCGCATTGATCGTACTTCCGGTGAGGTTTTGTCTGATATTGCGCTCACTAATCAGTTGGCGAGTCCTACTGTGCAGTATGGCGTGGATGGTATTTGGTTGAAGTTCCCAACTGATGCGCAGGAGACTACTTATAATGTGGTGGATCCTGTGCTGCGGAAGGCTCTGCCGGCGGATTTTGTGGAGTCCACTGAGATTGAGGGCCGTGAGGTGCTGCATTATCGTCAGGTGATTGAGAATGCGAATGTTGCGGAGTCTTTTGCGGATCCGAATAACACCACCACTCTCACAAAAGAGGATGGTGGCACGACAACTGGCTACCTGTATCACAATGTGACTCGTGATTTTTGGGTGGATCAGCGCACTGGTTTGCTTGTTGATATAGCTGAAAATATCGATGATTTTTATGGCGACCGCAGCGGACAGAAGTACGAACAGACATTGCTTTTCGACGCCTCCCTCGATGAAGCGGCAGTGTCTGCGCTGGTCGCGCAGGCCGAAAACATCCCTAATGGGGATGTGAGCAAAATCGCAAATACCGTGGGTACTGTGATCGGTTCAATCTTGGCTCTTGTGGGTCTGGCCGGGTGTTTTGGGGCGTTTGGGAAGAAGCGTCGTGAAGCTTAACCTGCTGTTCAGATAGATTTTTCTTGTTTCGAATTGCGGAACCCCCGGGGTTGTTTGCTAGGGTGCCGTGTAGAAGGGAACAAGAAGATTTTTGGGAAACACGCCTGTGCAGTTCGTCCTAATAGCACGCGGATCACCAGATGGAAAATCTCCCCTTTACTTTCGCGCTCGATTGGTATACTCTGAGTCGTTGCGTTGGAATTCGTGACTCTTTTTCGTTCCAGTGGCTTTAAGACCTTGATCAAGGTGGTTTGGAAAAACCGATTTGACAAGGTCATTCAGTGCTATCTGGAGTTAAATGGGGGAGCGCGTTCCTCAGCAGACCAAATTGCTCAAAAATACCAGCGGTGTTGATCTGCACTTAAGGCCTTGACCAGCCTTGTGCAATTACCCGCGTGAGGTGCTGGAAGGACCCATCTTGGCAGTCTCCCGCCAGACCAAGTCAGTCGTCGATATTCCCGGTGCACCGCAGCGTTATTCTTTCGCGAAGGTGTCCGCACCCATTGAGGTGCCCGGGCTACTAGATCTTCAATTGGATTCCTACTCCTGGTTGATTGGTACGCCTGAGTGGCGTGCTCGTCAGAAGGAAGAATTCGGTGAGGGAGCCCGCGTAACCAGCGGCCTTGAGAACATTCTCGAGGAGCTCTCCCCAATCCAGGATTACTCTGGAAACATGTCCCTGAGCCTTTCGGAGCCACGCTTCGAAGACGTTAAGAACACCATTGACGAGGCTAAAGAGAAGGACATCAACTACGCGGCACCACTGTATGTGACTGCGGAGTTCGTAAATAACACCACCGGTGAAATCAAGTCCCAGACTGTTTTCATCGGCGATTTCCCAATGATGACGAACAAGGGAACGTTCATCATCAACGGAACTGAGCGTGTTGTGGTCAGCCAGCTCGTCCGCTCCCCGGGCGTCTACTTTGACCAGACCATCGATAAGTCCACCGAGCGTCCATTGCACGCAGTGAAGGTTATTCCTTCTCGCGGTGCATGGCTCGAGTTCGACGTCGATAAGCGCGATTCGGTCGGTGTTCGTATTGACCGCAAGCGTCGTCAGCCAGTCACCGTACTGCTGAAGGCTCTTGGCTGGACCACTGAGCAGATCACCGAGCGTTTCGGTTTCTCTGAAATCATGATGTCCACCCTCGAGTCCGATGGTGTTGCAAACACCGATGAGGCTTTGCTGGAGATCTACCGCAAGCAGCGTCCAGGCGAGCAGCCTACCCGCGATCTTGCGCAGTCTCTCCTGGACAACAGCTTCTTCCGTGCGAAGCGCTATGACCTGGCTCGCGTTGGTCGTTACAAGATCAACCGCAAGCTCGGCCTTGGTGGCGACCACGATGGTTTGATGACTCTTACCGAAGAGGACATCGCAACCACCATCGAATACCTGGTACGTCTGCACGCAGGTGAGCGCGTCATGACCTCTCCAAACAATGAAGAGATCCCAGTCGAGACCGATGACATTGACCACTTTGGTAACCGTCGTCTTCGCACTGTTGGCGAACTGATCCAGAACCAGGTTCGTGTTGGTCTTTCCCGCATGGAGCGAGTTGTTCGTGAACGTATGACCACTCAGGATGCGGAGTCTATTACTCCTACCTCCCTGATCAACGTTCGTCCTGTCTCTGCAGCTATCCGTGAGTTCTTCGGAACTTCCCAGCTGTCTCAGTTTATGGACCAGAACAACTCTCTGTCTGGTTTGACTCATAAGCGTCGTTTGTCGGCTCTTGGCCCGGGTGGTCTGTCCCGTGAGCGCGCTGGCATCGAGGTTCGAGACGTTCACCCATCTCACTACGGACGTATGTGCCCAATTGAGACTCCCGAAGGTCCAAACATTGGCCTGATCGGTTCCTTGGCTTCTTATGCTCGAGTGAACCCATTCGGTTTCATCGAAACTCCTTACCGTCGCATCATCGATGGCAAGCTGACCGATGAGATCAGCTACCTCACCGCTGATGAAGAAGATCGCTTCGTTGTTGCGCAGGCAAATACGCACTATGACGAAGACGGTGTCATCACTGATGAGACTGTCACTGTTCGTCTGAAGGACGGCGATATCGCCATGGTTAGCCGCACCGCGGTTGACTACATGGACGTTTCCCCTCGTCAGATGGTTTCTGTTGGTACCGCGATGATTCCATTCCTGGAGCACGACGATGCTAACCGTGCACTGATGGGTGCGAACATGCAGAAGCAGGCTGTGCCACTGGTACGTGCCGAGGCTCCTTTCGTGGGCACCGGTATGGAACAGCGCGCTGCATATGATGCTGGCGACCTGGTAATCACTCCAGTTGCAGGTGTTGTAGAAAACGTTTCCGCTGATTTCATCACCATCATGGCTGATGACGGCAAGCGCGAGACCTACTTGCTGCGTAAGTTCCAGCGCACCAACCAGGGCACCAGCTACAACCAGAAGCCTTTGGTTAACTTGGGCGAGCGCGTTGAAGCTGGCCAGGTTCTTGCTGATGGTCCAGGTACCTTCAATGGTGAAATGTCCCTTGGTCGTAACCTTCTGGTTGCGTTCATGCCTTGGGAAGGCCACAACTACGAGGATGCGATCATCCTCAACCAGAACATCGTTGAGCAAGACATCTTGACCTCGATTCACATCGAGGAGCACGAGATCGATGCCCGCGACACCAAGCTTGGTGCCGAGGAAATCACCCGCGACATCCCTAACGTGTCTGAAGAAGTCCTTAAGGACCTCGATGACCGCGGTATTGTTCGCATCGGTGCTGACGTTCGTGACGGCGATATTCTGGTCGGTAAGGTCACCCCTAAGGGCGAGACCGAGCTCACCCCAGAAGAGCGCTTGCTGCGCGCTATCTTCGGTGAAAAGGCTCGCGAAGTTCGCGATACCTCCATGAAGGTGCCTCACGGCGAGACCGGCAAGGTCATCGGTGTGCGCCACTTCTCCCGCGAGGACGACGACGATCTGGCTCCTGGCGTCAACGAGATGATCCGTATCTACGTTGCTCAGAAGCGTAAGATCCAGGACGGCGATAAGCTCGCTGGCCGTCACGGTAACAAGGGCGTTGTTGGCAAGATTCTTCCTCAGGAAGATATGCCATTCCTTCCGGACGGCACTCCAGTGGACATCATCTTGAACACCCACGGTGTTCCACGTCGTATGAACATTGGTCAGGTCTTGGAGACTCACCTCGGTTGGCTAGCATCTGCTGGTTGGTCCGTGGACCCAGAGGATCCAAAGAACGCTGAACTGGTCGATATCCTGCCTAAGGACCTTCTTGAGGTTCCTGCTGGATCTTTGACCTCCACCCCAGTGTTCGACGGTGCTTCTAACGAAGAGCTCCTCGGCTTGCTCGCTAACTCTCGTCCAAACCGCGACGGCGACGTCATGGTTAACGAAGACGGCAAGGCAATGCTTATCGACGGACGTTCTGGTGAGCCTTACCCGTACCCAGTTTCCATTGGTTACATGTACATGCTGAAGCTGCACCACCTTGTTGACGAGAAGATCCACGCTCGTTCCACTGGTCCTTACTCCATGATTACTCAGCAGCCACTGGGCGGTAAAGCTCAGTTCGGTGGACAGCGATTCGGCGAAATGGAGGTGTGGGCAATGCAGGCATACGGCGCTGCGTACACACTCCAGGAGCTGTTGACCATCAAGTCTGATGACGTGGTTGGCCGTGTCAAGGTTTATGAAGCAATTGTTAAGGGCGAGAACATCCCGGATCCAGGTATTCCTGAGTCCTTCAAGGTTCTCCTCAAGGAGCTCCAGTCCTTGTGCCTGAACGTGGAGGTTCTCTCCGCAGACGGTACTCCAATGGAGCTCGCGGGCGACGACGACGAGTTCGACCAGGCTGGTGCCTCACTGGGCATCAACCTGTCTCGCAACGAGCGTTCCGACGCTGACACCGCATAGCAGATCAGAAAACAACCGCTAGAAATCAAGCCACACATCCCCCGGACACTGAAGAAATGTTCAGGGGGGAAAGGGAGTTTTACGTGCTCGACGTAAACGTCTTCGATGAGCTCCGCATCGGCCTGGCCACTGCTGACGACATTCGTCGTTGGTCAAAGGGCGAGGTTAAGAAGCCGGAGACCATCAACTACCGAACCCTCAAGCCTGAGAAGGACGGTCTGTTCTGCGAGCGTATTTTCGGTCCAACTCGCGACTGGGAGTGCGCCTGCGGTAAGTACAAGCGTGTCCGCTACAAGGGCATCATCTGTGAACGCTGTGGCGTTGAGGTCACCAAGTCCAAGGTGCGTCGTGAGCGCATGGGACACATTGAACTCGCTGCACCAGTAACCCACATTTGGTACTTCAAGGGTGTTCCATCCCGTCTGGGTTACCTTTTGGAC from the Corynebacterium crudilactis genome contains:
- a CDS encoding DNA-directed RNA polymerase subunit beta; this encodes MLEGPILAVSRQTKSVVDIPGAPQRYSFAKVSAPIEVPGLLDLQLDSYSWLIGTPEWRARQKEEFGEGARVTSGLENILEELSPIQDYSGNMSLSLSEPRFEDVKNTIDEAKEKDINYAAPLYVTAEFVNNTTGEIKSQTVFIGDFPMMTNKGTFIINGTERVVVSQLVRSPGVYFDQTIDKSTERPLHAVKVIPSRGAWLEFDVDKRDSVGVRIDRKRRQPVTVLLKALGWTTEQITERFGFSEIMMSTLESDGVANTDEALLEIYRKQRPGEQPTRDLAQSLLDNSFFRAKRYDLARVGRYKINRKLGLGGDHDGLMTLTEEDIATTIEYLVRLHAGERVMTSPNNEEIPVETDDIDHFGNRRLRTVGELIQNQVRVGLSRMERVVRERMTTQDAESITPTSLINVRPVSAAIREFFGTSQLSQFMDQNNSLSGLTHKRRLSALGPGGLSRERAGIEVRDVHPSHYGRMCPIETPEGPNIGLIGSLASYARVNPFGFIETPYRRIIDGKLTDEISYLTADEEDRFVVAQANTHYDEDGVITDETVTVRLKDGDIAMVSRTAVDYMDVSPRQMVSVGTAMIPFLEHDDANRALMGANMQKQAVPLVRAEAPFVGTGMEQRAAYDAGDLVITPVAGVVENVSADFITIMADDGKRETYLLRKFQRTNQGTSYNQKPLVNLGERVEAGQVLADGPGTFNGEMSLGRNLLVAFMPWEGHNYEDAIILNQNIVEQDILTSIHIEEHEIDARDTKLGAEEITRDIPNVSEEVLKDLDDRGIVRIGADVRDGDILVGKVTPKGETELTPEERLLRAIFGEKAREVRDTSMKVPHGETGKVIGVRHFSREDDDDLAPGVNEMIRIYVAQKRKIQDGDKLAGRHGNKGVVGKILPQEDMPFLPDGTPVDIILNTHGVPRRMNIGQVLETHLGWLASAGWSVDPEDPKNAELVDILPKDLLEVPAGSLTSTPVFDGASNEELLGLLANSRPNRDGDVMVNEDGKAMLIDGRSGEPYPYPVSIGYMYMLKLHHLVDEKIHARSTGPYSMITQQPLGGKAQFGGQRFGEMEVWAMQAYGAAYTLQELLTIKSDDVVGRVKVYEAIVKGENIPDPGIPESFKVLLKELQSLCLNVEVLSADGTPMELAGDDDEFDQAGASLGINLSRNERSDADTA
- a CDS encoding DUF3068 domain-containing protein gives rise to the protein MLPKSRIFSALLLGIGVALVVWGLIAPRFVHADGRLPLDLEATTYILHDPDAQTTINSDPLAGVVTTPVTRQLHFEVMDPASADDATIRIGDSMLRGNPDTQGFEQERLLSASVSSFRIDRTSGEVLSDIALTNQLASPTVQYGVDGIWLKFPTDAQETTYNVVDPVLRKALPADFVESTEIEGREVLHYRQVIENANVAESFADPNNTTTLTKEDGGTTTGYLYHNVTRDFWVDQRTGLLVDIAENIDDFYGDRSGQKYEQTLLFDASLDEAAVSALVAQAENIPNGDVSKIANTVGTVIGSILALVGLAGCFGAFGKKRREA